In a single window of the Renibacterium salmoninarum ATCC 33209 genome:
- the rplR gene encoding 50S ribosomal protein L18 → MVLTINKNSKGKSRSAARGRRHLRVRKRITGTEARPRLVVTRSARHIFVQVVDDSKGVTVASASTLEADLRTFEGDKTAKAKRVGELVADRAKKAGVETVVFDRGGNKYHGRIAAVADGAREGGLSL, encoded by the coding sequence ATGGTTTTGACCATCAACAAGAACAGCAAGGGCAAGTCCCGTTCGGCTGCTCGCGGTCGTCGTCACCTGCGTGTACGCAAGCGGATTACCGGTACCGAGGCACGTCCTCGTCTGGTAGTTACCCGCTCTGCTCGTCACATTTTCGTTCAGGTTGTCGATGACAGCAAGGGCGTCACTGTAGCGTCTGCTTCTACTTTGGAAGCCGATCTGCGGACGTTCGAAGGCGATAAGACTGCAAAAGCCAAGCGCGTCGGCGAGCTCGTAGCCGACCGTGCCAAAAAAGCCGGCGTTGAAACCGTCGTATTCGACCGTGGCGGTAACAAGTACCACGGCCGAATCGCGGCAGTTGCCGACGGTGCGCGCGAAGGTGGGTTGTCACTGTGA
- the rplF gene encoding 50S ribosomal protein L6: MSRIGRLPISVPAGVEVKVDGALVSVKGPKGQLTLTVSNPIEVALEESTLTVSRPNDERASRSLHGLTRTLIANLITGVTEGYEKKLEIVGTGYRVLAKGSDLEFALGYSHPVAVKAPEGITLTVEGPTKLSVAGIDKQQVGEVAANIRKLRKPDPYKGKGIRYADEVIRRKVGKAGK, from the coding sequence ATGTCACGTATTGGACGTCTCCCGATCTCCGTGCCTGCCGGCGTCGAGGTCAAAGTCGACGGCGCACTTGTGTCGGTCAAAGGCCCTAAGGGTCAGCTGACTCTCACGGTCTCCAACCCGATCGAGGTTGCACTGGAGGAGAGCACTCTGACGGTTTCACGACCGAACGATGAGCGTGCATCCCGTTCGCTGCACGGTTTGACCCGGACCCTGATCGCTAACCTGATCACCGGCGTCACCGAAGGCTACGAGAAGAAGCTCGAAATTGTTGGCACCGGTTACCGCGTGCTTGCTAAAGGCTCAGATCTTGAATTCGCTCTGGGCTACAGCCACCCGGTTGCCGTAAAGGCGCCGGAAGGCATCACCCTGACGGTTGAGGGCCCCACAAAGCTCTCAGTCGCAGGAATCGACAAGCAGCAGGTGGGCGAGGTTGCTGCCAACATCCGCAAGCTGCGTAAACCTGACCCCTATAAGGGCAAGGGAATCCGCTACGCGGACGAAGTTATCCGCCGCAAGGTCGGAAAGGCTGGTAAGTAA
- the rpsH gene encoding 30S ribosomal protein S8, giving the protein MTMTDPVADMLTRLRNANSAHHDSVKMPFSKLKGHVADILKAEGYIASWKVEDAEVGKSLTIDLKFGPNRERSIAGIRRISKPGLRVYAKSTNLPKVLGGLGVAILSTSSGLLTDRQAAKKGVGGEVLAYVW; this is encoded by the coding sequence ATGACTATGACAGATCCTGTCGCAGATATGCTTACGCGTCTGCGCAACGCAAACTCGGCACACCACGATTCCGTGAAGATGCCGTTTAGCAAGCTCAAAGGCCACGTGGCCGACATCCTGAAGGCTGAGGGCTACATCGCCAGCTGGAAGGTTGAGGATGCAGAGGTCGGCAAGAGCCTGACCATCGACCTCAAGTTCGGTCCGAACCGTGAGCGTTCCATCGCCGGCATCCGCCGGATTTCCAAGCCCGGACTGCGCGTTTACGCAAAGTCCACCAACCTGCCGAAGGTGCTGGGCGGCTTGGGCGTCGCAATTTTGTCGACGTCCTCCGGCCTGCTGACCGACCGCCAGGCTGCAAAGAAGGGCGTGGGTGGGGAAGTCCTCGCCTACGTCTGGTAA
- the rplE gene encoding 50S ribosomal protein L5, translating to MSIETSEATVKIAPRLKTRYADEIKKTLQDDFSYVNVNQVPRLVKVVVNMGVGEAARDSKVIDGAVRDLTLITGQKPMVTKARKSIAQFKLREGMPIGAHTTLRGDRMWEFVDRLVTLALPRIRDFRGLSGKQFDGNGNYTFGLTEQVMFHEIDQDAIDKIRGMDITVVTTAKTDDEGRALLKALGFPFKSED from the coding sequence ATGAGCATCGAAACTTCTGAAGCAACTGTTAAGATCGCACCGCGTCTGAAGACCCGTTATGCGGATGAAATCAAGAAGACGTTGCAGGACGATTTCAGCTACGTCAACGTGAACCAGGTTCCACGCCTGGTCAAGGTCGTTGTGAACATGGGTGTTGGCGAGGCTGCTCGCGACTCCAAGGTCATCGACGGCGCTGTTCGCGATTTGACCCTGATCACCGGCCAAAAGCCGATGGTGACAAAGGCCCGCAAGTCGATCGCGCAGTTCAAACTGCGTGAAGGCATGCCGATTGGTGCGCACACCACGTTGCGCGGCGATCGCATGTGGGAATTCGTTGACCGTTTGGTCACCCTGGCACTGCCCCGTATCCGCGACTTCCGCGGACTTTCAGGCAAGCAGTTCGATGGCAATGGCAACTACACCTTCGGTCTGACCGAGCAGGTTATGTTCCACGAAATCGACCAGGACGCTATCGACAAGATTCGCGGTATGGACATCACTGTGGTGACCACTGCTAAGACCGACGACGAAGGTCGCGCGCTGCTTAAGGCGCTTGGCTTCCCGTTCAAATCCGAAGACTAA
- the rplX gene encoding 50S ribosomal protein L24, whose amino-acid sequence MGKINIKKGDLVQVITGAKAERGGDRGKQGKVLRVFTESNRVLVEGINRVTKHTKVGQSQRGSKTGGIEIVEAPIHISNVALVDPSTKKTTRVGYRLETVERDGRERVTRVRFAKSSGKDLA is encoded by the coding sequence ATGGGCAAGATCAACATCAAAAAGGGTGATCTGGTTCAGGTCATCACCGGCGCTAAGGCAGAACGTGGTGGCGACCGTGGCAAGCAGGGCAAAGTCCTGCGGGTTTTCACGGAAAGCAACCGTGTGCTCGTCGAGGGCATCAACCGTGTGACCAAGCACACCAAAGTCGGACAGTCGCAGCGCGGCTCCAAGACTGGTGGCATTGAGATCGTCGAAGCCCCGATTCACATTTCCAACGTGGCCTTGGTGGATCCGTCCACTAAGAAGACGACTCGCGTCGGTTACCGCCTCGAAACCGTTGAGCGCGATGGCCGCGAACGCGTCACCCGCGTGCGCTTCGCCAAGAGCTCCGGAAAGGATCTGGCATGA
- the rplN gene encoding 50S ribosomal protein L14, which translates to MIQQESRLKVADNTGAKEILAIRVLGGSGRRYAGIGDVIVATVKDAIPGGNVKKGDVVKAVIVRTKKERRRADGSYIKFDENAAVILKNDGDPRGTRIFGPVGRELRDKKFMKIISLAPEVL; encoded by the coding sequence GTGATTCAGCAGGAGTCGCGACTCAAGGTCGCCGACAACACTGGTGCTAAGGAAATCCTTGCCATCCGTGTTCTCGGTGGATCTGGCCGTCGCTACGCAGGCATTGGTGACGTCATCGTCGCCACCGTCAAGGATGCTATCCCTGGCGGCAACGTCAAGAAGGGCGATGTGGTTAAGGCCGTCATCGTCCGTACCAAGAAGGAACGCCGCCGTGCGGATGGTTCCTACATCAAGTTCGATGAGAACGCCGCAGTGATCTTGAAGAATGACGGTGACCCCCGCGGTACCCGTATCTTCGGACCTGTTGGCCGTGAACTTCGCGATAAGAAGTTCATGAAGATCATCTCGCTCGCACCGGAGGTCTTGTAA